DNA sequence from the Acidimicrobiales bacterium genome:
ACGAGCACGCCATCGTGGCGTTCCGGCTGCGCGACACCATCGTGGCCGACGAGCCCGTGACACGCGGGACCTGCGAGGTGCGACCCGACGGGCGGCTGGAGCGGCTCGTGGAGCGGCGCGCCGTGCGGCGACGCCCCGACGGGAGCTTCGAAGCCGGTGACGGCCTCGAACCGGCCGAGCTCCCGGGCGACACCCCGGTGTCGATGAACCTGTGGGGGTTCCGGCCCGCCGTCTGGCCGGTCCTCGAGGCGGCCGTGCTGGCGGCGCACCCCTCGGTGTCGGCCGACGGGGCGGTGCACGACCGTGGCGCACTCGCCACCGACGCCGAGGTGCTGCTGCCCGAAGTGGTGGGGGCGATGATCGCCGGGTCGGCCGCCGGCGGCGGCCCGCTCCAGACGGTGCAGGTGCTCGACGGGCCGGGCCGGTGCATCGGCGTCACCCACGCCGACGACCTGCCGGTCGTGCGCAACGAGCTCGCCGTCATGGTGGGCCGGGGGCTGCGGCCCGAGGGACCGTGGGAGGCGGCGGGCTGAGCCCGGTGGGCACGGACCACGCGACCGCCGCCGCGGGCATGCCGCTGCTGCTCCCCCGTCCCCGCTCGTTCGAGGCGGCACCGGGCGCTCCCCGGGTCCCCGACCGCGTCCCTGTGGAGTCGCTCGACGCCGGGTTGCCCGCCCAGGGCTACCGGCTCGAGGTCGACGGGCGGGCCGTGCGGGTCGTCGGTGCCGACGACGCCGGTCTGCGCCACGGGCGGGCCACGCTGGCGCAGCTTCGCCACCGGGCCAACGCACCGGGGGGACGGCCCGACGGGGCCCTCCCGGCGTGCCGCATCGTCGACTGGCCCGACTTCGCCGTGCGCGGCGTCATGCTGGACGTGTCGCGTGACCGCGTGCCGACCCTCGACACGGTGACCGCCCTCGTCGACCGGCTGGCCGGGTGGAAGGTCAACCAGCTCCAGCTGTACATGGAGCACACCTTCGCCTACGCGGGCCACGAGGAGGTGTGGCGCCGCGCCGACCCGTTCACCGCCGACGACCTGCACACGCTCGATGCCCACTGCCGATGGCGCGGCGTCGAGCTGGTGGCCAACCAGAACACCCTCGGCCACTTCGAGCGGTGGCTCCGGCTCGACCGCTACCGCCCCCTCGCCATCGCGCCCGACGGGTTCGACTGGGTGTTCGGGATCCGCCGCCCGCCCCTCACCCTCGACCCCGCCAAACCCGCCGCGTTCGCGCTGGTCGCCGACCTGCTGACCCAGCTCGTGCCGCAGCTGGCGAGCACGACGGTGCACGTCGGCCTGGACGAGCCCTGGGAGCTCGGTGCCGACCGCCACCGGGAATGGGCGTCGTGGCTGCGGGCCCTGCGCGCCCTGCCGGTCCTCGCCGGGCGCGAGCTGCTCGTGTGGGGCGACGTGCTGGCGTCGCACCCCGACCTCCTCGCCGAGCTCCCCCCGGGCGTGACGGTGTGTGAATGGGGGTACGAGGACAACCACCCCTTCGAGGAGCGCACGGCGCGCCTGGCCGCCGCCGGCGTGCCCTTCTGGGTGTGCCCGGGCACCTCCGGCTGGACCTCGATCGCCGGGCGCGTGGACAACATGATGGGGAACGTCAGGGCCGCCGCCGCCGCCGGCGCCGCCCACGGCGCCCGGGGGCTGCTCACCACCGACTGGGGCGACATGGGCCACCACCAGCAGCCGCCCGTCGGGGACCCGGGCTACGCCGCGGCGGCCGCCCTCGGGTGGTGCGTCGACGCCCACGCCGGGCTCGGCCCCGACGACCTGGCCACGCTCCTCGACGCCCACTGCTACGACGACCCCGCGGGCGAGACCGGGCGCGCGGTGGTGACCCTGGGCCGGGTGTGCCGCATGGTCGTGCCGCGGCCCCCGAACATGTCGGCGCTGGCGCTGCACCTGCTGCTGCCCCAGTGGACGGTCGGCAAAGCCCTGACGGCAGGGCTCACCACCGCGGATCTCCAGGCCGTGGAGTCCGTGCTCGACGACACCGTCGCCCGGCTCGGCCGGGCCCGGCCGGACCGTCCCGACGGGGACCTCGTGACCCGGGAGCTCGGCGCCACGGTGGCGCTGCTGCGCCTGTCGTGCCACGACGCCGGGATGCGGCTGGGCGGCGACGGGGCCCTCGGCTCCCTGGGCACCGAGCAACGCCGGGCGCTGGCCGACGAGCTCACGGCGTATGTCGACGTCCACCGCGGGCTCTGGCTCGAGCGCTTCCGGCCCGGCGGGCTGGCCGACAGCACGGCGTGGTTCGAGCACCTGCTCGCCTGCTACCGCGACGGCACGACCGAGCAGGCGTGGTTCGGGCCGTTCGGCTAGCACCTCGGGCCCGGAGGTAGGCGAGGCGCCACCGGTAGGCTGGGGTGCGGCAGCCCGACCGAGGAGCGCCCGCCGCCCATGGACCGCGCCACGAGCCGAACACGACGCCTGGGGATCGCGCTCGGCCTCAACGTGGTGCTGGCCGCCGCGCAGATCGCCGGGGGCCTGGTGGCGCACTCCGTCGGTCTGCTCTCCGACGCCGGGCACAACGTGACCGACGTGGCGGGCGTGGCGGTGTCGCTCGTCGCCGTCCGGTGGGCCCTGCGGCCACCGAGCCCGGAGCGCTCGTTCGGCTACCACCGTGGCCCCATCCTGGCGGCGCTGGCCAACGCGGCGGTGATCGCCGTGGTGACCGCCGCCATCGTGGCGCAGAGCATCGTGCGGCTCGTGCATCCCCACGCCGTGCACGGTGGGCTCGTCGTCGTGGTGGCCGCCTTCGCCTTCGTGGTGAACGGGCTGGCCGCGTTGATGCTGCACGACCGCACCGGTGACCTCAACATGCGCTCGGCCGCCCTGCACATGGCCGGCGACGCGTTGGGATCGCTGGCCGTCCTCGGCGCCGGTGCCGTGCTCGTCCTCGACGCGTCGGCGGTATGGGTCGACCCCGCGGCGTCCCTCGTGGTGGCGGTCGTGATCGTGGCCGAGGCCGTCAGGCTCCTCCGGGCGAGCGTGGAGGTGCTGCTCGAGTCGGCGCCCGCCGACGTCGACCTGCGGGAGCTCACGGCCACCATGGGCGGGGTCCCGGGAGTCGCCGAGGTGCACGATCTCCACGTGTGGAGCCTGTCGAGCGAGGTGCGCGCCCTGTCCGCGCATCTCGTGCTGTCCGGGCACCCGACGCTCGAGGAGGCGCAGGTCGTCGGGGAGCGCGTCAAGGCGGCCATCGGCGTCCCCTTCACCATCGCCCACAGCACGCTCGAGCTCGAGTGCGAGCGGTGCACCGACGTGGAGATCGACCCCTGCCTGATGGACGGCGTGGTCGAGACCAGGGGCGCCCCGTCCGCGTGACGGACGGCGGCCCAGCCCCCGGCGCGGTGCGGCGCCGGGTCGTCGTGCGCGGGCGCGTCCAGGGTGTGGGCTTCCGGGCGTCGTGTGCCCGGCGAGCCACGGACGTCGGGGTGGGTGGCTGGGTGCGCAACACGTCGGCCGGGGAGGTCGAGGCGGTCTTCGAGGGCCCGTCGCCGTCGGTCGACGCGCTGGTGGCGTGGTGCCGGCAGGGACCGCCCATGGCGCACGTCGGTGGGGTGGCGGTCGTCGACGAGCGACCGGCGGGCGAGACGCGATTCACGATCCGGTAGCGGTGCGCCGCACCAGAGCCCGGACGCGGCAGGACCCCGAGTAGCCGGATCGGCCGAAGCCGCCCGAACTCCTCGGGGCCGTGCCATCGGCGGAGGGCTCGCCCCTCCCCAGGGTCGGACGACCCCCGGTCAGGGCGTGGGCACCGGTCGATCCCAGGGAACCTCACGGTGCTTCACCATCTGCCTCACCGGCGAACTCGTCGCCCTCCGTCTCTCCGGTGATCCCGCCTTGCGGCGCTCTCTCCGGTCCCCGGTGGGTCGTTGTTCATCCGGCTGAGTCACACTCTGCGCCCGCCGCCAACGAAGGTCAAGGGGGCGACGCGAAATCCCGATGTTCTCCAGAGAATTCGTCGGTCTTTCCCCAATTGTGGTGAGGCTGTCCCCAGTGGGAACCCGCTCCTCCCCAGGTCTTCCCCAGCGTGCCGCGACCACGGGCGCGCGCCGTGAACGGGCGCGCGCCCGTGG
Encoded proteins:
- a CDS encoding NTP transferase domain-containing protein, with product MTASPRDDRPVLVVLAAGMAKRYGGCKPLAPVGLHGEAVLDLITGDAAAAGFGEVVIILGPQTGPAIRYHVRRCFPSWVPVAFAEQPVPLGTAHAVLCARTYVGGGPFAVVNSDDVYGVPAMHLLARHLDGSDEHAIVAFRLRDTIVADEPVTRGTCEVRPDGRLERLVERRAVRRRPDGSFEAGDGLEPAELPGDTPVSMNLWGFRPAVWPVLEAAVLAAHPSVSADGAVHDRGALATDAEVLLPEVVGAMIAGSAAGGGPLQTVQVLDGPGRCIGVTHADDLPVVRNELAVMVGRGLRPEGPWEAAG
- a CDS encoding family 20 glycosylhydrolase — its product is MGTDHATAAAGMPLLLPRPRSFEAAPGAPRVPDRVPVESLDAGLPAQGYRLEVDGRAVRVVGADDAGLRHGRATLAQLRHRANAPGGRPDGALPACRIVDWPDFAVRGVMLDVSRDRVPTLDTVTALVDRLAGWKVNQLQLYMEHTFAYAGHEEVWRRADPFTADDLHTLDAHCRWRGVELVANQNTLGHFERWLRLDRYRPLAIAPDGFDWVFGIRRPPLTLDPAKPAAFALVADLLTQLVPQLASTTVHVGLDEPWELGADRHREWASWLRALRALPVLAGRELLVWGDVLASHPDLLAELPPGVTVCEWGYEDNHPFEERTARLAAAGVPFWVCPGTSGWTSIAGRVDNMMGNVRAAAAAGAAHGARGLLTTDWGDMGHHQQPPVGDPGYAAAAALGWCVDAHAGLGPDDLATLLDAHCYDDPAGETGRAVVTLGRVCRMVVPRPPNMSALALHLLLPQWTVGKALTAGLTTADLQAVESVLDDTVARLGRARPDRPDGDLVTRELGATVALLRLSCHDAGMRLGGDGALGSLGTEQRRALADELTAYVDVHRGLWLERFRPGGLADSTAWFEHLLACYRDGTTEQAWFGPFG
- a CDS encoding cation diffusion facilitator family transporter, with the translated sequence MDRATSRTRRLGIALGLNVVLAAAQIAGGLVAHSVGLLSDAGHNVTDVAGVAVSLVAVRWALRPPSPERSFGYHRGPILAALANAAVIAVVTAAIVAQSIVRLVHPHAVHGGLVVVVAAFAFVVNGLAALMLHDRTGDLNMRSAALHMAGDALGSLAVLGAGAVLVLDASAVWVDPAASLVVAVVIVAEAVRLLRASVEVLLESAPADVDLRELTATMGGVPGVAEVHDLHVWSLSSEVRALSAHLVLSGHPTLEEAQVVGERVKAAIGVPFTIAHSTLELECERCTDVEIDPCLMDGVVETRGAPSA
- a CDS encoding acylphosphatase, whose translation is MRRRVVVRGRVQGVGFRASCARRATDVGVGGWVRNTSAGEVEAVFEGPSPSVDALVAWCRQGPPMAHVGGVAVVDERPAGETRFTIR